The Paenibacillus dendritiformis region ATATCATCGAGACCGCGAAGGCATCCCCGTTCGTCATCTCCATGACGAACAACAGCACCGCGAAGTTGCGGATCCAGATGCCGACTTGCATGAACAATCCCGCCATCATGATAGCTTGTACGAACCGGTTCCGGAACAGGCTGAATACCGACTCGTTCTTCTTGTCAGTTGGTGCAGAATTCATGTACATTTCCCTCCACTCTATCCTCAATGTGGATATCTCCACTTTGGAATATTTCTGAACATGCCTGGTTTCTTCTCTCTGAACTCAAATAGTGTACTGGATCATCACCGCTTTTCGCAATCTTTTTGTTTCAAAAATTTTGTATAGATGTTGAGTGCGGGACTAGCGTGGCGTTCCATTCCCGATAAGGCGTCCCGGGGCAAGGAATTCGGCCGCGGCTTGTCGCTGCAGCATCGTTTCCGGACGGCCTTCAGCCACAATTCAGTGTACCGGAAAAGCGGGAAAGGCTGCATCCGCAACCAGCAGGAACTTCTGCTGCGTCCCGGAAATGAACCGGGGCTCGGTCTTGGGACGGATAGCCTCTCCGTCTCGGGACCGACCAGACCGGGCTCGAAGGCCTTAACTGCTCTATTTCGTTGGGCTGCTTGCGACTGATCCGGCTTGCAGCACGCTATATTTAAGGAAGAAAGGCGGGCGGAAGAGCAAGATCGGAACCTATATGTCATAAAATGGATGAAGAGAAACGTTATACATTACTCTGGTAACGTGGTAATGTTTTAATTAATTATTATCATCAAGTGAGGTTGATCTTTTATATGAATGCCGTTCTTCTCTCTCTCGCGGTATTATTCGGATTAAGCCTGCTGCGGGTCCATGTCGTCTTTGCGCTGCTCGTGTCCGCCATCATCGGAGGCTGGTCCGGAGGGATGCCGATCTCGAACACGATCGCTGCCTTCTCCGAAGGGCTGAAGGACAACGCCGGCATCGCGCTAAGCTATGCCTTGCTCGGCGCGTTCGCCGCCGGGCTGGCTGAGACGGGGCTGCCTGAACGGCTGGTGCGGCGGGCGGTTCGGCTCGTACGGGGCCAATCGGACAGCGGCACGGTACGCGCCTCCGTCCGGTACGGCGTATTGGCCGCAATCGCCGGCATCGCCTGCCTGTCGCAAAATGCGGTGCCCGTTCATATCGCCTTCATTCCCGTGCTTATCCCGCCGCTCCTCATACTGTTCAATACGGCGCGGCTGGACCGGCGGGCCGTCGCGTGCGCGCTCACCTTCGGGCTGATTACACCATATATGCTCCTGCCGGTCGGCTTCGGCGCTATCTTCCACGATATCGTGGCGAGCAATATGACGCAGAACGGCCTGGCTGTCGATGCTTCCCAGTTGCCGAAGGCGATGCTGCTTCCGGCCATCGGGATGGTTGCTGGCCTGCTGTTCGCCATCATGATCAGCTACCGCAAGCCGCGGCGGTATGCCGAGGGGGCTGCGCTCCAGCCGGCCGCCGCAGCCGACGAGGATGCCCCTTCCGCCAGCCGCTTCGCTGCCGGAGCCGGCATCGCCGCCATCGCTGCCATGCTCGCCGTGCAATTAAGCACGGGCTCGATGATCTACGGCGCGGCCGCCGGGCTGGCCATGCTGCTGCTCTCGCGCGTCATGCCGCTCGGCCGGGCCGACCGCGTCCTCTCCGACGGCATGCGGTCGATGGCCTACATCGGCTTCGTCATGATGTCGGCGGCCGGCCTCGGCGCTGTGCTGCGCGAGACCGGGCACATCGAGTCGCTCGTGCAGGCAGCCGTCAGCATGGTCGGCGACAACCGGGCGCTGGCGGCCATCCTGATGCTCGCCATCGGGCTGCTCGTCACGCTCGGCATCGGCTCGTCGTTCTCGACGATTCCGCTGATCGCGACCGTCTTCGTGCCGCTATGCATCGAGCTCGGCTTCAGCCCGCTGGCGACCGTGGCGCTCATCGGCACGGCAGCGGCGCTGGGGGATGCCGGATCGCCGGCCTCGGACAGCACCCTCGGCCCGACCGCAGGGCTGAACGCCGACGGACAGCATGATCATATATGGGACACCTGCGTTCCGACCTTCCTGCACTACAACGTGCCCCTCTTGCTGTTCGGCTTCCTCGCGGCCATGATGCTGTAAGCCGGCTCCTGGCTGCGCAAGTTCCCGCAGCGCAGACGCCCGGCAAGGCAGGCTCCCGGATCTGGCGAGCTTGCACAGCCGGGACAGGGCTACACGCCGTAGAAGTGCGTCGCGTTGGCCCGCAGCAGTGAAGCGGCCTCGCCGAACTCGAGCCGCTGAAGCGCGGCCCATGACGCGGCGACGTCGCGCACCATCAGCGGGAGCGTGACCTGCCCCGCAAATGGCCCTTCAAAAGGCCATGGCCCGTCCGTCTCCGTCATGACGCGGTCTGGCGGGTAGCGAAGGGCCAGCTCCCGGATCTCGGCTTCATAGGCGAGGTCCGGCGTGAACGAGATATAGTATCCGTTCGCGGCCATCCGCTCCGTCGTCTTCGCGTCTCCCTTGAACCAATGGAAGTGGGCCGTCCGCACGCTGTACCGTTCCAGCAGATCGATGACGAGCGGTGCGTCGTCGTAGACCGCGTGCAGCACGATCGGTTTATCCCAAGCGGCGGCCCGCTGCACGAAGGCCTCCAGCAGCTCCAGATAAGCGCCGCGAGGGAAGGCTGCCTCGCTGCCTCCGGCGCGGACGGCTTCCTGCCTCATATAATAGGGCAGGCCGACCTCGCCGATGGCGATCATCGCATCGCGACGCTCATCCATCCATTGCAGGAGCGCGCTCCGCTCCTGTTCAGTAGGCAGCGGCTGCTCCGGGTGGAAGCCGTACGCGGGGTGAACCCGCCCCGGATGCCGCTCCGCCCAGCGCTGCACCTCGCGGCACGAGGCCGCATCCATCGACACGGCGATAACGCCGTCCAATTCTTCCGCCTCCAGCGATTGCTCCAGCAGCGGCCGCTGCTCCGGGCCATATCCGTCGAGATGGATATGAGCATCTATGAAGCGGAGCCGCTCCGTGTTCGCGGCAGTATATCTTCCTTCCAATGTCCGCACCTCTCCTTTACCTAGTATGATTGGATATCGGAATACGGGGTTGTTCAAACAGATTGTCATGCGTAGTTGCCATGTGGTTGCCGTCCAGTGCGGCGGATCCCGTGCCCCCTTCCGTTCCGGCTAGGTGAACATGCATTCTAGACGGTTCGACTTGTAAATGCTGCAAAAGTGCAGGATTTTATGCCAAAAACGACTCGAAAAGAAGGAATTCCTGCAAAAGTTCATCAATTTAGTTGAATATAGCTCATTTTAGGATGAAACCAGGAAAAATCATGTAATTTTGCAGGAACCCTGTTGCAGCAACATTCCCGAAAAAACAAAACTGTATAATTGCA contains the following coding sequences:
- a CDS encoding TatD family hydrolase, with the protein product MEGRYTAANTERLRFIDAHIHLDGYGPEQRPLLEQSLEAEELDGVIAVSMDAASCREVQRWAERHPGRVHPAYGFHPEQPLPTEQERSALLQWMDERRDAMIAIGEVGLPYYMRQEAVRAGGSEAAFPRGAYLELLEAFVQRAAAWDKPIVLHAVYDDAPLVIDLLERYSVRTAHFHWFKGDAKTTERMAANGYYISFTPDLAYEAEIRELALRYPPDRVMTETDGPWPFEGPFAGQVTLPLMVRDVAASWAALQRLEFGEAASLLRANATHFYGV
- a CDS encoding Na+/H+ antiporter family protein, coding for MNAVLLSLAVLFGLSLLRVHVVFALLVSAIIGGWSGGMPISNTIAAFSEGLKDNAGIALSYALLGAFAAGLAETGLPERLVRRAVRLVRGQSDSGTVRASVRYGVLAAIAGIACLSQNAVPVHIAFIPVLIPPLLILFNTARLDRRAVACALTFGLITPYMLLPVGFGAIFHDIVASNMTQNGLAVDASQLPKAMLLPAIGMVAGLLFAIMISYRKPRRYAEGAALQPAAAADEDAPSASRFAAGAGIAAIAAMLAVQLSTGSMIYGAAAGLAMLLLSRVMPLGRADRVLSDGMRSMAYIGFVMMSAAGLGAVLRETGHIESLVQAAVSMVGDNRALAAILMLAIGLLVTLGIGSSFSTIPLIATVFVPLCIELGFSPLATVALIGTAAALGDAGSPASDSTLGPTAGLNADGQHDHIWDTCVPTFLHYNVPLLLFGFLAAMML